In Anaerolineae bacterium, a single genomic region encodes these proteins:
- a CDS encoding solute-binding protein has translation MNRTRLVFVLVLVVALAIVGLSYLMRSDGGSLEPERQELLEVRVACALPVEAWVREAAEAFNAEGHRLDGVPITVQVTAVDGLTAKSRFDRGEFDPVPTAWIPDSRYLVELVNLTQKQKLGRDVFLTDGEYRARPIAISLFAWGIYASRAEVLRERYGKVDWGSIHDAAVARGGWAELGGDPSWGYFKLVVPNPQRNVGGLAAMVAAAGEYYQSTRIGVADVTNPEFQQWLGELMGAVTDFSSLSAYSAEDLALFGYSMGDGGQLLESDLLSHMEGIQARWQEPLVIIYPEYITWFDFPFTVWMGQETTAAEKNAALEFERYLLSEEVQAQAVLHGLRPVNTSVSLDIEGSPFARWRDQGIVTVVPRASAMRSPDRDTLDTLVRWFELNVTQR, from the coding sequence ATGAACAGGACTAGGCTGGTCTTTGTGCTGGTGCTGGTCGTCGCTCTGGCCATCGTAGGGCTATCCTACCTGATGCGGAGCGACGGCGGGTCCCTTGAGCCCGAGCGGCAGGAGCTGCTCGAGGTCCGAGTGGCCTGTGCCCTGCCGGTGGAGGCCTGGGTGCGGGAGGCTGCCGAAGCCTTCAATGCCGAGGGACATCGCCTCGACGGGGTTCCCATAACGGTCCAGGTGACGGCAGTGGACGGGCTGACGGCTAAGAGCCGGTTCGACCGGGGCGAGTTTGACCCTGTGCCTACGGCGTGGATACCGGACAGCCGGTACCTGGTGGAGCTGGTCAACCTGACTCAGAAGCAGAAGCTGGGTCGGGATGTCTTCCTCACCGATGGGGAGTACCGGGCCCGACCCATAGCCATCTCCCTATTTGCCTGGGGCATCTACGCCAGCCGGGCCGAGGTGTTGCGGGAGCGCTACGGGAAAGTGGACTGGGGCAGCATTCACGATGCCGCGGTGGCCCGAGGTGGCTGGGCCGAGTTGGGAGGTGATCCCTCTTGGGGGTACTTCAAGCTGGTGGTGCCGAACCCGCAGCGGAACGTAGGCGGGCTGGCGGCCATGGTGGCGGCAGCGGGGGAGTACTACCAGAGCACTCGCATCGGGGTAGCGGATGTGACCAACCCCGAGTTCCAGCAATGGCTGGGAGAGCTGATGGGGGCGGTGACGGATTTCAGCAGTCTGAGCGCCTACTCAGCTGAGGACTTGGCCCTATTCGGCTACTCCATGGGCGACGGAGGCCAGCTTCTGGAGAGCGACCTGCTCTCGCACATGGAAGGGATACAGGCCCGCTGGCAGGAGCCACTAGTCATCATCTACCCTGAGTACATCACCTGGTTCGATTTCCCCTTCACCGTCTGGATGGGTCAGGAGACGACGGCGGCGGAGAAGAATGCGGCGCTGGAGTTCGAGCGCTACCTCCTCTCTGAAGAGGTGCAGGCTCAGGCAGTGCTGCACGGGCTGCGGCCCGTGAACACGAGCGTCTCCCTGGACATTGAGGGCAGCCCCTTTGCCCGTTGGCGCGACCAGGGAATCGTGACCGTGGTGCCGCGCGCCTCCGCCATGCGTTCCCCCGACCGCGACACCCTGGACACTCTGGTGCGCTGGTTCGAGCTCAACGTGACCCAGCGCTAA
- a CDS encoding VWA domain-containing protein, translating into MQAQRSRTNRLLAILIALFLLVTALPFACWWGVSRLRAAVTPPEPTLRLAYSPEKRELLGQLLAEFERQGLRTTSGAPMRVAAVEMLPERMVRLAVEGQVDAVCPDSSLWLTETDQRWRETFLRDGVLVGEAVRFAISPVVIAMREDVARSMGYPDRPIGWMDILERAQTEETFSWSHASTSTASGLLATLAQFYAGAGKTRGLTIEDATAQSTLDYVAAVEATVRHYGEGELATVERALEEGELRLDAFVVQEQLVVYYNGRGSDRLVAVYPAEGTLWEDHPLALLEHADLDNDARETFQALKRHLLSPQSQQVVLQHGYRPADLSIPLTGEGSPLTAANGVDPTQPKTVLQMPSAAVVDVVRDVWWYTKRHTNVFLVVDTSGSMQGDKLENARLGLQAFVEGIRGDQERVGMIEFASEVGRTIPLDELGRNRRALEQAIADLSAGGNTALLDAIGAAYGRLQSLGDAERINAIVVMTDGRENASRTRLRELQMRIRDGNARGVPVVVFCIAYGSDADLDTLAAIAETSGGQVRRGDLTSIEELYRLISTYF; encoded by the coding sequence ATGCAGGCGCAGAGGTCCCGCACCAATCGCCTCTTGGCGATCCTGATAGCGCTCTTCTTGCTGGTGACGGCGCTCCCGTTCGCTTGCTGGTGGGGCGTCAGCCGCTTGCGAGCCGCCGTCACCCCGCCGGAGCCCACCCTCCGGCTGGCCTACTCGCCGGAGAAGAGAGAGCTGTTGGGGCAGTTGCTGGCCGAGTTCGAGCGACAGGGCCTGCGCACCACCTCGGGAGCACCCATGCGGGTGGCAGCGGTGGAGATGCTGCCGGAGCGCATGGTCAGGCTTGCGGTCGAAGGCCAGGTGGACGCTGTCTGTCCTGATTCCTCGCTGTGGCTCACGGAGACGGACCAGCGCTGGCGGGAGACCTTTCTGCGAGACGGAGTGCTGGTGGGTGAGGCGGTGCGCTTCGCCATCAGCCCCGTGGTGATAGCCATGCGGGAAGACGTGGCTCGCTCTATGGGCTACCCCGATCGCCCCATCGGCTGGATGGACATCCTGGAGCGGGCCCAGACGGAGGAGACATTCAGCTGGAGCCATGCTTCCACCAGCACGGCCAGCGGCCTGCTGGCTACACTGGCCCAGTTCTACGCCGGGGCAGGGAAGACGCGCGGACTCACCATCGAAGATGCCACGGCCCAGAGTACCCTCGACTACGTGGCGGCAGTGGAGGCCACGGTCAGGCACTACGGCGAGGGAGAGCTGGCCACTGTGGAGAGGGCCCTGGAGGAGGGCGAGCTGCGACTGGACGCCTTCGTGGTCCAGGAGCAACTGGTAGTGTACTACAATGGTCGCGGGAGCGACCGACTGGTGGCCGTCTATCCGGCCGAGGGCACTCTCTGGGAGGATCACCCCCTGGCCCTGCTGGAGCACGCGGACCTGGATAACGACGCCAGGGAGACGTTCCAGGCGCTCAAGCGTCACCTGCTTAGCCCGCAGTCTCAGCAGGTAGTGCTGCAGCACGGTTACCGCCCCGCGGACCTCTCGATCCCCCTGACCGGCGAGGGCTCCCCGCTGACTGCCGCCAACGGCGTAGACCCGACCCAGCCCAAGACGGTGTTGCAGATGCCGAGCGCGGCCGTGGTGGACGTGGTAAGGGACGTGTGGTGGTACACTAAGAGGCACACCAACGTGTTCCTGGTGGTGGATACCTCCGGTAGCATGCAGGGGGACAAGCTGGAGAACGCCCGCCTCGGGCTGCAGGCATTCGTAGAAGGCATCCGCGGCGACCAGGAACGGGTGGGCATGATCGAGTTCGCCAGCGAGGTGGGGCGGACCATTCCCCTGGACGAGTTGGGGCGCAACCGGAGGGCACTGGAACAAGCCATCGCCGACCTCTCGGCCGGGGGCAATACGGCACTTCTGGACGCAATTGGGGCGGCGTACGGCCGGCTGCAGAGCCTGGGCGATGCCGAGCGGATCAACGCCATCGTGGTGATGACGGACGGGCGCGAGAATGCCTCCCGGACGCGGCTGCGGGAGCTGCAGATGCGCATTCGGGATGGGAACGCCCGCGGGGTGCCGGTGGTGGTGTTCTGCATCGCCTACGGCAGCGATGCCGATCTCGACACGCTGGCCGCCATCGCGGAGACGAGCGGCGGCCAAGTGCGTCGAGGAGACCTGACCTCGATAGAAGAGCTCTACCGGCTGATCTCCACCTACTTCTGA